In Brettanomyces nanus chromosome 3, complete sequence, a single genomic region encodes these proteins:
- a CDS encoding uncharacterized protein (BUSCO:EOG09342TBW), whose amino-acid sequence MSSYDENTTPAVCERCLGDNPYVEMTRERNGAQCKICTRPFTVFRWSIQKGGEFKKTAICLTCARTKNCCQCCMLDLSLGIDLNTRDQLLKMAGVKDGEYSKDVVHNAKNEISRIYNADQLDRKFSREEIKDNSEKAKDVLGKITKLVESGSGKGETTKKSKNKVRGADDEKITKEMLVKLLKTLPFNGNLSHLPKNERIKSFFLFGVGDETPNYLIEEFFKDLVKDSTDRSERRMVNAVFVNSKGRFGFIEFSSRSIAEMAASKLNESKSEKIDNKPKLVVIDRTSVRVCWAGKVITSGSDYSNSELHRIAQVVRKQMIKLAGGGGESTKRINEESAAITRKKAKVVHDYKALQADYEL is encoded by the coding sequence ATGTCCTCTTACGATGAAAATACTACTCCAGCAGTATGCGAAAGATGCTTGGGTGATAATCCTTATGTGGAGATGACCCGAGAACGAAATGGTGCACAGTGTAAGATATGTACACGGCCTTTCACAGTTTTCAGATGGAGCATTCAGAAAGGAGGAGAGTTTAAGAAGACTGCAATCTGTTTGACATGTGCCAGAACCAAAAATTGCTGTCAGTGTTGTATGTTGGATCTTAGTTTGGGTATAGATTTGAATACAAGAGATCAGCTCTTGAAAATGGCCGGCGTCAAAGACGGAGAATATTCTAAAGATGTTGTTCATAATGCCAAAAATGAGATCTCCAGAATATATAATGCCGATCAACTTGATCGTAAATTTAGTCGAGAGGAGATTAAGGATAACTCTGAGAAAGCTAAAGATGTGTTAGGAAAGATTACTAAGTTAGTGGAGAGTGGTAGTGGTAAAGGAGAAACAACCAAGAAGAGTAAGAATAAGGTGAGGGgagctgatgatgagaagattaCCAAAGAGATGCTCGTTAAATTATTGAAGACTCTTCCATTTAACGGAAATCTTAGTCATTTACCGAAGAATGAACGGATCAAGTCatttttcctatttggaGTTGGTGATGAGACGCCCAATTATTTAATCGAAGAGTTTTTTAAAGACTTGGTAAAGGATTCTACAGATAGATCGGAGAGACGGATGGTGAATGCCGTATTTGTCAATAGCAAAGGACGATTTGGCTTTATAGAGTTTAGCAGTCGTTCTATTGCCGAGATGGCAGCTAGCAAACTGAATGAGAGTAAAAGtgagaagattgataaCAAACCTAAGTTGGTGGTCATTGACAGAACGTCTGTAAGAGTATGTTGGGCAGGTAAAGTAATCACTAGTGGTAGTGATTATAGCAATAGCGAATTACATAGGATAGCACAGGTGGTACGAAAGCAGATGATAAAGCTTGCCGGAGGAGGAGGTGAGAGTACCAAAAGAATCAATGAAGAATCAGCAGCAATTACCAGAAAGAAGGCCAAGGTGGTTCATGACTACAAAGCTCTCCAAGCAGATTATGAATTATAA
- the RPF1 gene encoding Ribosome production factor 1, giving the protein MPKSESDILKKIRNKELRRKIYAQIQNDKTKERLTLRKERAKEEQAHPELKTKRLEENVPDTIESKRVYDETVNAEIEGEDDFDEYFKDLEKEPKILITTSAHAHKEAYEFAAMLIEIFPNCTFVKRKRQYSMKEMAGYCSNREFTHLIVINEDKKVVNGMTIMHLPKGPTFYFSIGSLVQRKQISGHGRPTDHIPELILNNFTTRLGKTVSRLFQSLLPHKPEFKGRQVITLHNQRDFIFFRMHRYVFKDNERVGLQELGPEFTLRLRRIQNGIKEEVDWEFRPDMDRDKKKFYL; this is encoded by the coding sequence ATGCCGAAATCTGAGTCAGatattctcaagaagatcagaAATAAGGAGCTTAGGCGTAAAATCTACGCTCAAATTCAAAATGATAAAACAAAGGAAAGACTCACACTGCGGAAAGAGAGAGCTAAGGAAGAACAAGCTCATCCGGAGCTTAAAACCAAAAGACTAGAAGAAAATGTGCCAGATACTATAGAATCCAAACGAGTTTACGATGAAACTGTGAACGCAGAAATTGAGGGAgaggatgattttgatgaataCTTTAAGGATCTCGAAAAAGAGCCGAAGATACTTATCACAACTAGTGCACATGCACATAAAGAAGCATATGAGTTTGCAGCCATGTTAATAGAGATTTTCCCAAATTGCACATTTGTtaagagaaagagacagTACAGTATGAAAGAAATGGCTGGATATTGCAGTAATAGAGAATTTACGCATCTCATTGTGATTAATGAGGACAAAAAAGTGGTAAATGGAATGACTATAATGCATTTACCCAAAGGACCAACGTTCTATTTTTCCATTGGTTCTCTAGTGCAGAGGAAGCAGATTTCTGGCCACGGCAGACCTACTGATCATATCCCAGAGCTCATTCTCAATAACTTCACCACGAGGTTGGGTAAGACGGTATCACGGTTGTTCCAGTCCTTGCTCCCTCATAAACCCGAGTTTAAGGGACGTCAAGTGATCACGCTGCACAACCAGAGagatttcatcttctttagaaTGCACAGATACGTTTTCAAGGACAACGAGCGTGTGGGATTGCAAGAACTTGGACCCGAATTCACCCTTAGATTGAGACGTATTCAGAACGGCATTAAGGAGGAAGTTGATTGGGAGTTTAGACCCGATATGGACAGagataaaaagaagttcTATCTATGA
- a CDS encoding uncharacterized protein (BUSCO:EOG09342XT8), with product MSSGKKLLLMGRSGSGKSSMRSIIFSNYSAFDTRRLGATIDVEHSNLRFLNNMTLNLWDCGGQDIFMENFLNNDNSNNQSSNTSSNVFHKCEVLIHVFDVESKEVQKDIDTFKRVLSNLKKYSPNVKIFILIHKMDLIQVNKRQELFDLMFDKLKSIALDEYGFHIRGFATSIWDESLYKAWSSIVCSLIPNVSVYERYLSKLNEILNAREIILFEKTTFLVISSTKRIVDSAKRDDLDPKRFEKISNIIKTYKQSVNKIRTNFSNLILHGNNSSIYLEILTSNIYIMIIMNNDNAQTAEATKQEDAASPKIIHYQLNDENLVLQDIKIARDLFEKIEREK from the coding sequence ATGTCGTCAGGTAAAAAGCTTTTGCTAATGGGCCGATCTGGTTCTGGGAAATCTTCGATGAGGTCGATCATCTTCTCGAATTATTCGGCCTTCGATACGAGAAGATTAGGTGCCACTATAGACGTTGAGCACTCGAATTTGAGATTCCTCAATAACATGACATTGAATCTTTGGGATTGTGGAGGACAAGATATTTTTATGGAGAATTTCCTCAACAATGACAATTCCAACAATCAAAGTTCGAACACTTCAAGTAACGTCTTCCACAAATGTGAAGTGTTAATTCACGTCTTTGACGTGGAGAGCAAAGAGGTCCAGAAGGATATCGATACGTTTAAACGAGTTCTgtcaaatttgaagaagtattcACCAAATGTGAAGattttcatcctcattCATAAAATGGATTTGATTCAAGTTAATAAGAGACAGGAACTATTTGATCTTATGTTCgataagttgaagagtATAGCGTTAGATGAATATGGATTTCACATTAGAGGATTTGCCACATCTATTTGGGATGAAAGTTTGTACAAGGCATGGTCATCGATTGTTTGCTCTTTGATTCCTAACGTTTCCGTGTATGAGCGATATCTCTCAAAGCTCAACGAGATTCTGAATGCCCGTGAAATCATCTTATTCGAGAAAACTACGTTTCTTGTGATCTCCTCGACTAAAAGAATTGTCGATTCCGCAAAACGGGACGATTTGGACCCCAAGAGGTTTGAAAAAATATCCAATATCATTAAAACTTACAAGCAGAGTGTGAACAAGATCAGAACGAACTTCAGTAATTTGATTCTTCACGGAAATAACTCTTCTATCTATCTAGAAATATTGACCTCGAACATTTACATCATGATCATTATGAACAACGATAATGCACAAACAGCAGAAGCTACAAAGCAGGAAGATGCTGCAAGTCCGAAAATCATCCACTACCAGCTGAACGACGAGAATTTGGTGCTACAAGACATCAAAATCGCTCGAGATTTGTTTGAGAAGATCGAAAGAGAGAAATAG